The DNA sequence AATATGGGAGTGCAAATCGCACAGGAATTTTTACGCGAAGCGAAAACGATGTGTGAAGGGGTGTACCTAATGCCACCTTTCAATAAATTCGAGATGGCAGTCGATATCATTCAAGTTCTGTAGGGTCGATGAATCACGATAGGACAGACACTCTTGTCTGTCCATCGTAGCGCAGACAATCCTGTCTGCGAAATGTATGGAGGTTGGGTAACCCTGCCAACACTGTCGGGCGTGCGCGGCACGCCCCTACTGGAGATTAGGAAATTCTGCCCGACATGTCTTTGCGAGGAGCGTAGCAACGAAGCAAACCCATCTATAGTAGTGGCGTATGGCATACGCCATTTTTTTTGTCTGACAGCGACATTCCTATCGTGATTTTTACGGATCGGCGCGGTCGAATACCAATGTCGTTATAAATCCATCGTCGGCGGTTTCCGTTTGTACGTCGCGACAGAAATGGCGGAGAATCATAAAGCCGCGTCCGCTATCTCGTAAGAGGTTTTCCGGGGAGGTGGGGTCGGGGAGCAGCGATGGATCGAATCCTTTCCCGGCGTCTTTGAAAATGATCTTTAAAAATTCCCGGTGAAACTCGATACGGATGTCAACCGGTAAGTTGGGATCGCCATGATTCCCATGATGAATCGAGTTGTTCGCCGCTTCGGTAACAATCATCCCGAGCGTACCGGTACGGCTGGGCGACATCTCGCAACATCGCGCTGCCTGTTCGGCGAATTCCTCGATTTCCGGTAATCGGTTCGGGTCGGAAGGCATCCGAAGTACCATCGGTTCAGGAAGCATCGCTTACCTCCTTATACACTACCGCAAGCATCGTCAAATCATCGCCGGCATGTAATCCATCCAAATGCCGGTTCACCGCGGTTTTCACCGCTTCCAAAATCGCATCGGCGGAATCAGTGCCGCAAGTATTGATGCATTCGAGCAACCGTTTTTGCCCGAACATAATCCCTTCTTTGTTTTCCGCTTCGGTGACGCCATCGGTATACAATAGGAGAAAATCACCTGGCACAAAAGGAATCGTCGTTTCGGGCCACTGGGCTTCAGGGAACGCGCCAACCGGAACACTCCCAATTGATAACTGCTGAATCGTGCCGTCTTTTTTACGCAAAACTGCCGGGTTGTGGCCGGCATTGGAATACGTTAACTCGTTGCGGGTTGTGTTGATAACACCATAGAACAGTGTGACATATTCGCCCGGTTGCGAAGTGCTGTGCAGGAACATATTTACATGTTTTAAAATTGTTCCAATCGAATAGGTATTCCGCGCCTCAACTCGAAGTGAACCACGCAATCCCGCCATGATTAGCGCTGCTGGAATCCCTTTCCCGGCTACATCGGCAATCGTAATCGCAACATCTTCTTCGGTAAGCGTAAAGAAGTCGTAATAATCGCCACCGACTTGTTCCGATGAGATACTATGACCGTGCAATTCCAATCCGGTGATTGTCTGATCCGGCGGTAGTAGTGAAACCTGAATCCGACGCGCCAGCGCAAGCTCTTCATTCATCCGTTGTTGGTGCATCAGCCGCCGGTACATCTGCGCCCGTTCGATGGCAACTGCTGCATTAGCCGCCAGCGTCGATAACAGTTCGGCATCGTCATCGGCGTAGGCAAACAGATTGTTCGATTCGAGATTGAATACGCCGATTACTTCTCCTGTAACGGGAGAGAACATCGGCACAGCCAATTCACTGCGGGTGCCGTTACGTGCGGAGATGTAATGAGGATCGGTACTGACGTCGCCGATGATTGCCGTTCTGCCGTTAGTAACGACGTTTCCGACCACCCCTTCGCCGACTTTTTGATGAACTAATTGATAGGAGTCGCGACGATAACCGCGAAGATACTCGGCGGCGATATGCTTGCCATCCCCTTCCACAAGAAAAACACCGGCGGCGTCGAAGGGAAGGATACGTGCCAAGCCGTCAATGATTTGAGCTAAAATGTCTTCGAGAGCAATCGCTTTTGAGAGGGAAATTGCCACTTCGGACAACAGCTCGTTATGCTTCCGTTCCCATTCGGCTTGCGTCCAAGCGACCAACGCCTTTTGCAGCCCATCCAACAAGGTGGATGCCTGTTCGCAGTTGCCGCTCCGTACCAATTGCTCGACCGTTTCGAGGCGGTACTGGATTCGCTTCTGCAGCGCTTGTTCTTCGTTCGTTCGGAACGGACGTCGCATCGGAAACGTTACACCTTTGTCAAGGCTTCTTCGATACTCGCAACCGAATCGAAGACGCTGCTCAACTTGGTAATAACCAGTAGCGACTCAATCTTATCGGTCACCCGTGCCAGATAAAGCGAACCGCCGGCATTACGAATCGAAGAAAGTCCGCCGATTAACAGACCAAGACCGGAAGAATTCATCCACTCGACTTCACCCAAGTCGATAACGAATTTCTTTTTCCCGGCTGCGATTTGGTTTTTCAGCTCTTCGGTGACTTCGGCGGATTCTGGGCCGCCCATCAGTTTCCCTTTGAGTCGTAACACTACAACTTCACCAAAAATGTCGGTTTTATGCTTTGTCATGGGTTGCCTCCTTGTAAACCAATAAAGTAACCGTTTGTTCATAGCGATGCAACGTATTTGCTCGTTTCGGAACCCTGCCGTATTTTTACCGGTTAGACTTCTAAGTAGGGAATTGATAAATTCCCGTAGTTATCACGTAATACGGCAGATAGGGATAGTTCAGTAACAATCTGTCGGCCATAAGAAAATTGTTCCGCTACAACGGGAGGATCGCTTGAGTACGATTCGATGGAATGCTATGAAAACGTTCGCGATATTCGCATTGGCGCTCGTGATTGCGCTGACTGGTTGTAAGAAAGATCCGGTGGTTGCCGAGGTTGGATCGAAGAAAATACGCTCAAACGATTTGAAAATCGAAATGTTGCGCCGCACTCGCACCATCGATAATGCTGTGAAGCAACCGGTAGAAATGCGCTTCGAAGCTCTCGACAATATGATCGACCGTGAGCTGAAACTGATGGACGCCCACGAAAAGAAAATCGAAGAACGTCCGGAAGTCGCAAAAATCTTCAAACAGCAACTGATGCGCGCCGGTCAGCAAGAGCTATACAACGTCGAAGTTCGCGATAAGATTATTAAGACCAGCACTGCAAAAGACTTCTGGAAACACCTTGACATGGAAGTGAAAGCAAGCCATATCTTGATCCAGTCGCCTGAAAGCGCCGATGCCAGTGCAAAAGCGATGGCAAAAGCCCGCATTGATTCCATTTATAAAGCGGTTACCCAGCCCAATGCCGATTTCGCCGCGATTGCAACTGCTACAACACAGGATATGTCGTCGCGTGATGGGGACTTAGGTTACTTCAAATGGGGTACCATGGTCGATGAGTTTCAATCAGTCGCATGGAAACTCGATCCCGGGAAGATTTCAAAGCCATTCCAAACCAGTTACGGTTGGCATATCGTTAAGGTAGTTGATCGTCGGAAAGTGGATCGTAAACCATTCGATGAGATGAAAGACGAGATCATGCGCACTCTGAGCAAAGTCCATCGCAAAGAGTTGACCGAACGCGCACAAGCTTTTATCAAAGATCTCAACAATAAATACAAGGTGGAAGAGCAACGTTCCAACATCGCGATGATTGCGGCAAAGCTTGGACCATCGAACACCATTGACGTCGATCCGTTTGCTACACTGACCGATGCCGATAAAAACCTGCCACTCATAACGTTTAAACCGGGTAAAGAAAACTGGGGCGTGATTACCGAGAAGAACTACTACAAAGAAGGCAAGTTTACCATTCAAGCGTTAATGGACAAGTTTGCTGAAGCAGGTCGACCGGGTCCAATTCCTGATTCGGCAGCGCTTGCCGGATATGGTCGGGATGTTGTAGGTGAATGGTTGTTAAACGACTACATCATGAAAAATGGATACACCAAGGATAAGAAGGTGCTTGACCGAGCCCAACGCGAAAGTGAAGTACATATCCTATCCCGTCTTGATGCCGAAGTTGTTGGTGACCGCGTGAACCATCCCACCGACGCCGATTTGCAAAATTTCATGAATGAAAATCCGGCGCGCTGGATGACCCAACCACAAGTCGATATGGTCGAAGTTCTGTTTATCGATCCGAAAGCTGCTGAGAACTTTGCGGCAGCAGCGAAAAAACGGGGTAAGATTACCCTTGCTGAAGCAAAACGGTTGACCAAACGCGCTGCTGCCAAGGGCAAAGAAGGCATCTTGGAAAAAGTAACGCCTTCGATGCACGACGCAATTGGAGCAACTTCTGCGAATGCCAAAGTCGGTGAAATCGTCGGGCCGGTTGGTGTACCGCCCAATTGGAGCGTTTATCAAGTTACCAAGCGGATCGAACCCCATCCATTGACTTTGGAAGCCGGTCGTCAACAAATCGAGCAATCCTATCGCACCGAAGTAGGCAAACGAGTCCGCGCCGAATGGATGAAGGGCTTACGTGAAAAGTGGAAGGTGACAGTATTCGAGCAGCCGGTGAAGAATCTATACGTAGGCGTGAAGGTTGACGAGTCGAAACCGAAGTCGGAGAATTCGCGACTGAGTGATCCGAAACGGATGGATCAAATCCATAAAGACAAATAGAGTAAAGTCAATTTGTGCTCGACGCACTGGAGACTTTTTTCTTGTCTTTGCAAGGAATCCGCCGGACGATGGATGACGAAGCAATCTCGCTCAGTAATAGTATCGCCATATCATAAAAACAGGAAAACCCATCAAACCGTTTGTATCGATTCTTTGGTTAGTACTCATCGTTGCTGGATGTTCCCGTCCAGCAAACGATCGGTTGCTTGCTCAAGTCGGGAATGCGAAGTTATGGGAGTCGCAGGTGAAGCAATGGCTCCCATCATCGCAATCTACCATGTCGGCACAAGAGTTAACCGATGCAACGAAACGTTGGATTCAGCATCAATTGTTGTTACAAGAAGCGCGACGGCTTGATTTGAATGAAGAACCGGGACACGTTGCCGCGATGGCACGGTTGGAAGAGCAACTCCTAATTTCAACTCTCCGCGATTCGGTTATAAAAGTACCACAGCCAACCGAGGAAGAATTACGTACCTTCTATCAGAAGAATGCGAATCGTTGGTACACCAAATCGACCGAAGTCCGAGGGTGGATTTGGCTCGGAACCGACGAACAGGATATTTCTTCAAGATGGCGGCAAACCCGAACCGGAGCCGCTCCGTTAGGTGGAAAAGAGTTCGATTGGGTGTCCATAAATCAGTTAGGTCCCTTAGGTGAAGACTTAACCCGCATCAATACCGGAATGTTTACCCAACCGGAAAAGTGGGGAAAACAATGGGCATTCGTACAACTTCTCGACCGAAGACCAGTCGGGAGTTTGAAACCGTTGACCGAAGTTAAAGAGATTGTCAAGCAATCCTACTTGGTGGAACAGCGCTCGCAACTATTGGATTCACTACTGTTTGCTTTGAGAAGTAAGTGGACGAAGAAGGAAAAGTATTTTCTCGCCGAAATAAAAGATACGGTGTCAACCAAATCACCGGAACCAGCGCAAACACCCATCGGTAGAATACAAGAGTCTGTTGTACCTATCCCCCCCGCGGGAGATAATGATCGTTCCATCGAAGACCTCTTTCTCGATATCGAGAAAAGCGAAAAGAAAAAATAAATTTCCGATAGGAAACCCGTGAAAAAACTGATTACGATAGCGGCACTCTTCTTTACGATTACCACCATTGGTTTTGCCGCCGAAGAGATTATCGATCAAGTCGTGGCGCAAGTGGGCGATGAACCGGTACTCGAAACCGAACTGATCCAAGCGGCATATCTCGAAGCGCAGAATGCCGGAATCGACATCATGAGCGACGAATCGAAGCTCGATTCGCTCAAACGCAATGTGCTTAAAACGATTGTCGATTTTCGGATTCTGTTGGAAGCCGCCAAAAAAGATACATCGATCAAAGTCACCGAGAGCGAGACGAAAGCGCAAGCTGACGACGACTATCAAAAGTTGTTACGGCAAGCCGGCAGCGAAACAGCATTAGCTGAGCGGTTTGGATCGACCACTCGTAAAATCCGAAAGAATATTGAGGATAATGCCCGCAATACGATGCTTGTGCAGCGCTATACCGAAGCACATTTGCAGAACATTCGGGTATCGAAAGCCGATATCGAAAGATTCTGGGCAGAACATAAATCTGAATTCAACAAGATCCCTGCATCAGTACGTTTAGCAAACATCTTGATTTCGGTGAAACCGGCGGATGTCGCGCGTAATGCTGCTCTCCATCGCGCCGATTCCTTGGTGAAAATCGCTCGCAGCGGTGTTGAATTTGCAAAGTTAGCCAAAGAAACTTCCAGTGATTCACTGTCAGCACAATCAGGCGGCGATTTAGGTGAAGCATCCCGCGGAACATTCTTACCCGAATTTGAAGCAGCATCGTTCCGGTTGACCGAAGGGGAAATCAGTGATCCTGTTGAAACATTGTATGGATTTCACATCATTCAATTGCACAGCAAGCGTGGCGATAAATTTCATGTCTCACACATCTTGGTTTCTTTGCAACCCACCTCCGTCGATATTGCAGCCGCGAAACAACTATCAAGCGACATCGCTGAGCAGTTAAAGAGTGGTGCTGCCTTTGATAGCTTAGCGAAAGCGCTTTCACACGATGTGGAAACCGGTAGCAAAGGCGGCGATATGGGATGGTTTGAGGCATCGCGAATTCCCGCCCAGTTTGCCGACCGGGTAAAGAAATTGAAAGGTGGGGAGTGGACGGGTCCCTTTGATTATCGCGGAGGTTGGCATTTCTTGAAAGTGGTAGAACGTCGTGACGAACGGATGCCGGATTTGCTACTCGATTGGGATCGAATAGAGCGCTTGACGCAGGCGAATGCCCGCGCTGACCGCTATCGTAGATTGGTTGACGAAATCCGTACCACTGTCTTTGTGAAGTATTTAAATCAGCCGTGAGGTGCCATTTGAAACCACTAAACCAGACATCTTCTGTCAATCAATTCGCCACCTTGTTAGTGTTGATACTCATGATGGCGCTTGTTAGTACAATAGCTTTCGCCGAAGAACCCGACCTCTTTGCCGATGATGAGTGGGATAAACCGATGGGACACCCCGGTTTCTTTGCTGGTGGCGGGTTTTTGGCAACAACGATGTCACCTGATTTGTCGAACATTAACGCAGAGTTGAAAAAAGCCGGCATGCCCAACCTTGCCAGTACGTTCGTTTGTTACGGAGGAAACGGTTTCGGTACAATCAAAAATTTCCGGATTGGTGGTTTCGGTTTTGGCGGAGCGACATCCAGTGTTGCGACGGTTCCCGATACCAATGCATCGGGAGCTGCAATCTCATTAAACAAGAAAGCGGAATTCTCGATTGGCAGCGGTGGCATTATTACTGGATATCGTATTACTCTCCCAAACTCATTTGAGTTGGAACCGTCCCTCTGGTTAGGAATTGCCACTATGACACTCAACGTCGTGCAATCGAGTGGTGATCCAGAATGGAATGCGATGTGGAATGGTATGCAGAATTATTCCAGCAGCACTACCAGCGATTACCATCAGATATCGATGAATAGTATTTACTTCTACGCCCAACCTGGAGTGTTCATCCGTTACTACTTCAAACCATGGGCAGCCGTTGCACTGGGGGGACAATACTCCGTTCCGGTTACTCAACCAGACGATTGGAGTTTCTGGGGTAAAAAAATAACGAATGCAAAGTCGGTAAATGCTGCAGCGCCAAGCTTCACATTCCAATTTTCGCTTGGGATGTAACTTTATTGTTTCTTTTGTTGGGAAGGGCGGAACAGAGTTCCGCCTTTTTGGTAAAACCGGTTTAACATGAATGAAAACCCCTACTGAATAAGCCTATCCGGGAAGTCGCTATCTTTTATCTACTTCCTTTAATACATTATAAGATTCGTTACTGTATGTTACTTTTTAGGAAATCTCCACATGAAACGCTTTGAAATGCGCATCGACCCCCTCACTCAGGAAGTCTACTACGCGGTTCCCCACTACGGTTATCAGTTAATGAACGATCCACTTCTAAACAAAGGAAACGCGTTCACACTTGCCGAGCGGGAAGAATTTCAATTATCTGGCTTAACCGCCGAAGTCGTTGGTTCGTTGGAATCGCAGTTGGAACGTGCCTATGGCAACTACTCGATGAAAACGACCGATATGGAACGCTATATCACGTTGATGGGTCTCCTCGACCGCAATGAGACTTTGTTCTATTCCTTACTTACCCGCCACATAACCGAGATGCTCCCGATTGTTTACACCCCGACTGTCGGGCAAGCTTGTCTCAATATGTCGCACATTATTCGCCGCTATCGCGGAATCTATGTGTCGCAATCCAATGTGAATCACATCGAGCAAGTGTTGCGTAACGTTGGATTACCCGACATCTCGTTAATCGTAGTAACCGACGGCGAACGGATTCTCGGGTATGGCGATTTAGGTGTCGATGGTATGCCGATTCCGATTGGCAAGCTTGCCTTGTATGTCGCCGCTGCCGGTATTCACCCTGCCGCAACATTGCCGGTCGTGCTTGATGTGGGAACCAACAACGAACGCTTGTTGAACGACCCCTTATACATCGGCGTCCAGAAATCCCGATTACCCAGAGATGCCTATTTGGAATTGGTCGAACGATTTGTTCAAGGCATCAAACGGGTGTTCCCCCGCGCGCTGTTGCAATGGGAAGATTTCGGCAAGCAGAATGCCTTCACACTGCTAAGTAAATACAATTCCCGGATTCCCAGTTTCAACGACGACATTCAAGGCACTGGCGCAACTGCCTCTGCCGCTCTCATGACGGCGAAAAAAATTACTGGTAAGCCATTATCACAAGAGCGTATCGCAATTCTTGGTTTTGGACAAGCCGGCAGCGGTGTTGCCAATGCGTTAGTTACTCAGATGACGATGGAAGAGGGAATCTCTATTACCGAAGCGCGCCGCCGCATATTTGCGATGGATATGCCCGGTTTACTCCTCGAGGGTATGCAAGTAGAACCCCACCAACAGCCGTTCCTGCAGCCACGGGAAGCGGTCGCCGGGTGGTCAGCCGACGCCAATCGAGCTCCGAATCTCCGGGAAGTGGTCGAACATGGGAAGATCACAATTTTAATTGGGTTGTCTGCTCAAGCGGGTGTTTTCGATGAGTCAATGTTACACTTAGTTTCTGCCAATACCGAGCGACCGATTATTTTTGCTTTATCGAATCCAACATCTTGCTCCGAAGCGACGCCCAATGAGATAATTCCAGCATCGAATGGCCGAGCGATAATGGCGTTTGGTAGCCCGTTCGCTCCTTACAAACATACCAATGGAAAAGAGTACGTCGGTTCGCAATGCAACAACTTGTATGTATTCCCGGGTGTTGGTCTCGGAGCAATCGTCAGTCAATCGAGTCGGGTGACTCACAGTATGTTCCATGCTGCAAGTAAAGCAGTATCATCGATGGTAACACCCGATCTACGAGCAGCCGGATTACTATTACCACCGCTAAAGGACATCCGTAGAATCTCGTTTGAAGTGGGGTTAGCGGTGGCGAAACAAGCCCGGGAAGAGGGAATTGGATTGGCGGAATCCGACGACCGGTTATCCCAACTAATTCGTGACGCTATGTGGGTACCACATTATTACCCGTACCGCCACCACCGCGAGTAAGAACTTCCGAAGAGTGAACTGAGAGCGGGATGATTACTGTCCCGCTCTTTTTTTAACGAACAATGTAATTCTTTGTTACTGCAAGTTATATCTATCGTAACATCCGATTGATAGTAATTTCGAAGTTCTTCTTTTCTCGCGAAAACGGCAAAAAAAATTCAATTTTCACATAATTCAGTTGCATTCTTAGAAAACCGTATCATACTTTCCTTGTGAAATATTTCCCTTCCTTCTTGTGAACGAAATCACATGACGGCAATTCTGTCCGGACGTTCACAAATTTCCTTTGTAAGTAAGTCTATTTGTTGTAGTAGTAGTGCAAGTCACGCGATTTCCTAAGAAACCTCGTTGTATGCTCTATTGTGTCAACTCCCACGTAGTTACCCGGTTTGTTCAAGCACCCATTGTGGAGAAAGTGAATCAAAATGGTCTGGAAAGGCTGGAGTAATATCAAGTACTCGGATAAGTTCGATTCCGTGTTCACCGCGAAAATGTGGAAAGGCTGGAAGAAAGCGAAATTTGAGGAAGAACTCGATCCCAATTTTGCCGAAAAGATCGCACAAATGCCGGGTTGTGACCGTATCTACAACTGCATCCAATGCGGCACCTGCAGTGGTACTTGTCCGATGAGTGTGTATATGGAATACGCACCCCGGAAAATCATTGGCATGATTCGAGCTGGCTTTAAAGGAGAGGTGCTAAGCAGCTATACCACTTGGTTATGCGCCTCTTGTTATTCGTGTACTGCACGTTGTCCAAAGGGCATCAAAATCACCGATGTGATGTATGCGCTAAAGCGATTTGCGATCAAAGAAAAAATGGCTCCATCCAAACTTCCGATACCAGTTCTCGCCAACGAATTCTTTGAGACTGTCCAAAAATACGGCAGGAACAACGAAGGAATGGTCGTGATGAAGATGTATTTCAAGACCAATCCAACTTTGCCGATTCGGAATTTGATCATGGGAATAAAGCTCTTCATACGCGGCCGGATGGATGTTATTCAGGACAAAATCGTCAACCGCGCACAGCTTCATAAAATCCTCAAATCAGTCGGTTCAGGACATTGATCGAAGGGCTCTTCACATCTTGGGAGGTCGGATGAGTTACTTGTATTACCCCGGTTGTTGCTGTTCGATGAAAGCGACCGGAAAAGCCTACGAAGAATCGCTCCAAGCGGTGTTTAACGAATTGAATGTTGCTCGTGAGGAGTTGAAAGATTGGAATTGTTGCGGTGCGACGATGTATATGGCGATCGATGAAATGCAAGCCTTCGGCATGGCGTCGCGTAATCTCGCTCTCGCAGAGAAACAAGCCACCGATGGCGATCCGCAAATTGTTGCTCCTTGTAGTGCCTGCTATCTCGTTATGAACAAAACAAAGAAGTACATGGACGAGTATCCCGACATCGGGAAACCGATCAATGCAGCATTAAAAGACGCAGGGCTTGAGTTCAAAGGAACGACAAAAGTTCGTCACCCCTTGGATATTATTGTCAATGACATCGGTCTTGACAAAGTACGCGCATTGGTGAAGAAACCGTTGGATGGATTACGGGTTGCCAGTTACTACGGTTGTCTGATGGTACGTCCCTACTCTGAGTTTGACGATGCCAGTCACCCGACGACTATGGACAATCTGGTTGAAGCATTAGGTGGTGAACCGGTGAATTGGCCGCTTAAAACCCGTTGTTGTGGCGGCTCTATGACTGGTACGGTCGAAGGAGTGGGACTGCGATTGAGTTATCTCCTATTAAATGAAGCGCAGCGCCGTGGCGCCGATGTAATGATTACCGCGTGTCCTTTCTGCCAAACTAATCTGGAGTGTTTTCAAAAA is a window from the bacterium genome containing:
- a CDS encoding ATP-binding protein yields the protein MLPEPMVLRMPSDPNRLPEIEEFAEQAARCCEMSPSRTGTLGMIVTEAANNSIHHGNHGDPNLPVDIRIEFHREFLKIIFKDAGKGFDPSLLPDPTSPENLLRDSGRGFMILRHFCRDVQTETADDGFITTLVFDRADP
- a CDS encoding SpoIIE family protein phosphatase yields the protein MRRPFRTNEEQALQKRIQYRLETVEQLVRSGNCEQASTLLDGLQKALVAWTQAEWERKHNELLSEVAISLSKAIALEDILAQIIDGLARILPFDAAGVFLVEGDGKHIAAEYLRGYRRDSYQLVHQKVGEGVVGNVVTNGRTAIIGDVSTDPHYISARNGTRSELAVPMFSPVTGEVIGVFNLESNNLFAYADDDAELLSTLAANAAVAIERAQMYRRLMHQQRMNEELALARRIQVSLLPPDQTITGLELHGHSISSEQVGGDYYDFFTLTEEDVAITIADVAGKGIPAALIMAGLRGSLRVEARNTYSIGTILKHVNMFLHSTSQPGEYVTLFYGVINTTRNELTYSNAGHNPAVLRKKDGTIQQLSIGSVPVGAFPEAQWPETTIPFVPGDFLLLYTDGVTEAENKEGIMFGQKRLLECINTCGTDSADAILEAVKTAVNRHLDGLHAGDDLTMLAVVYKEVSDAS
- a CDS encoding STAS domain-containing protein codes for the protein MTKHKTDIFGEVVVLRLKGKLMGGPESAEVTEELKNQIAAGKKKFVIDLGEVEWMNSSGLGLLIGGLSSIRNAGGSLYLARVTDKIESLLVITKLSSVFDSVASIEEALTKV
- a CDS encoding peptidylprolyl isomerase; this translates as MSTIRWNAMKTFAIFALALVIALTGCKKDPVVAEVGSKKIRSNDLKIEMLRRTRTIDNAVKQPVEMRFEALDNMIDRELKLMDAHEKKIEERPEVAKIFKQQLMRAGQQELYNVEVRDKIIKTSTAKDFWKHLDMEVKASHILIQSPESADASAKAMAKARIDSIYKAVTQPNADFAAIATATTQDMSSRDGDLGYFKWGTMVDEFQSVAWKLDPGKISKPFQTSYGWHIVKVVDRRKVDRKPFDEMKDEIMRTLSKVHRKELTERAQAFIKDLNNKYKVEEQRSNIAMIAAKLGPSNTIDVDPFATLTDADKNLPLITFKPGKENWGVITEKNYYKEGKFTIQALMDKFAEAGRPGPIPDSAALAGYGRDVVGEWLLNDYIMKNGYTKDKKVLDRAQRESEVHILSRLDAEVVGDRVNHPTDADLQNFMNENPARWMTQPQVDMVEVLFIDPKAAENFAAAAKKRGKITLAEAKRLTKRAAAKGKEGILEKVTPSMHDAIGATSANAKVGEIVGPVGVPPNWSVYQVTKRIEPHPLTLEAGRQQIEQSYRTEVGKRVRAEWMKGLREKWKVTVFEQPVKNLYVGVKVDESKPKSENSRLSDPKRMDQIHKDK
- a CDS encoding peptidylprolyl isomerase, which produces MKKLITIAALFFTITTIGFAAEEIIDQVVAQVGDEPVLETELIQAAYLEAQNAGIDIMSDESKLDSLKRNVLKTIVDFRILLEAAKKDTSIKVTESETKAQADDDYQKLLRQAGSETALAERFGSTTRKIRKNIEDNARNTMLVQRYTEAHLQNIRVSKADIERFWAEHKSEFNKIPASVRLANILISVKPADVARNAALHRADSLVKIARSGVEFAKLAKETSSDSLSAQSGGDLGEASRGTFLPEFEAASFRLTEGEISDPVETLYGFHIIQLHSKRGDKFHVSHILVSLQPTSVDIAAAKQLSSDIAEQLKSGAAFDSLAKALSHDVETGSKGGDMGWFEASRIPAQFADRVKKLKGGEWTGPFDYRGGWHFLKVVERRDERMPDLLLDWDRIERLTQANARADRYRRLVDEIRTTVFVKYLNQP
- a CDS encoding NAD-dependent malic enzyme, with amino-acid sequence MKRFEMRIDPLTQEVYYAVPHYGYQLMNDPLLNKGNAFTLAEREEFQLSGLTAEVVGSLESQLERAYGNYSMKTTDMERYITLMGLLDRNETLFYSLLTRHITEMLPIVYTPTVGQACLNMSHIIRRYRGIYVSQSNVNHIEQVLRNVGLPDISLIVVTDGERILGYGDLGVDGMPIPIGKLALYVAAAGIHPAATLPVVLDVGTNNERLLNDPLYIGVQKSRLPRDAYLELVERFVQGIKRVFPRALLQWEDFGKQNAFTLLSKYNSRIPSFNDDIQGTGATASAALMTAKKITGKPLSQERIAILGFGQAGSGVANALVTQMTMEEGISITEARRRIFAMDMPGLLLEGMQVEPHQQPFLQPREAVAGWSADANRAPNLREVVEHGKITILIGLSAQAGVFDESMLHLVSANTERPIIFALSNPTSCSEATPNEIIPASNGRAIMAFGSPFAPYKHTNGKEYVGSQCNNLYVFPGVGLGAIVSQSSRVTHSMFHAASKAVSSMVTPDLRAAGLLLPPLKDIRRISFEVGLAVAKQAREEGIGLAESDDRLSQLIRDAMWVPHYYPYRHHRE
- a CDS encoding 4Fe-4S dicluster domain-containing protein, coding for MVWKGWSNIKYSDKFDSVFTAKMWKGWKKAKFEEELDPNFAEKIAQMPGCDRIYNCIQCGTCSGTCPMSVYMEYAPRKIIGMIRAGFKGEVLSSYTTWLCASCYSCTARCPKGIKITDVMYALKRFAIKEKMAPSKLPIPVLANEFFETVQKYGRNNEGMVVMKMYFKTNPTLPIRNLIMGIKLFIRGRMDVIQDKIVNRAQLHKILKSVGSGH
- a CDS encoding CoB--CoM heterodisulfide reductase iron-sulfur subunit B family protein; translation: MSYLYYPGCCCSMKATGKAYEESLQAVFNELNVAREELKDWNCCGATMYMAIDEMQAFGMASRNLALAEKQATDGDPQIVAPCSACYLVMNKTKKYMDEYPDIGKPINAALKDAGLEFKGTTKVRHPLDIIVNDIGLDKVRALVKKPLDGLRVASYYGCLMVRPYSEFDDASHPTTMDNLVEALGGEPVNWPLKTRCCGGSMTGTVEGVGLRLSYLLLNEAQRRGADVMITACPFCQTNLECFQKRIDRSVGGITQMPILFFTQLMGSAFGISDRKLGFHRLFVPFNRDKIRHHAEAAK